The Caldisericaceae bacterium genomic interval AAGCAGTGAATCCTATTATAAAGGTGAAAGCAATATAGAATAAGCCTTCCTTTGTAATTTTAATTCTACTATATTGGGACTTTTGTTTCGTTAATAATTTCATTGATAATATCTTCTTTAAACTTTGTTTCTTTCTCTTTGAATATGAGTCTATGTTTTATAACAGGTTTAGCAAGTGTTTTAACATCTTCGGGTATAACGAAGTTCCTTCCTTTAATTTTTGCAAGTCCCTTTGATGCTCTTATGTAATCTAATGCCCCTCTTGTGCTCAAGCCAAGCTTAATGAATTTTGAAGACCGAGTTTTATTGACGATTTCATAGAGATACCTAAGCACGCTTTCTTCCACAAGGACATTTTTTGCCTCTTCAATGAGTTGTAAAATTTCATAATATTCTAAAACACTTTCTATGTTTTTTATTTCAAACCTTTTGTCTTCTCTAAGAATTTCTATTTCGCTATTTTCGTCAGGATACCCAATTTCAAGAGACATAAGAAACCTATCTAATTCGCTTTCGGGGAGTGGATAAGTGCCTGCGAATTCTTGTGGGTTTTCAGTTGCGATAACCATAAAAGGCAAATCAAGGTTATACGTAATAGAGTCGATTGATACACTTCGCTCACTCATTGCTTGAAGCATTGCTGATTGAGTCTTTGGTGGGGCTCTATTTATTTCATCTGCTATTACAATATTTGCAAATATTGGACCTTTTTTAAACTCAAAACTATTTTTTTCTCTGTTAAAGACTGTGAAGCCTATGATATCTGTTGGTAATAAATCGGCAGTAAACTGAATCCTAGAATATTTTAAATTAATTGATTTTGCAATACTTTCGCCAAGAGTAGTTTTTCCTACGCCAGGGATATCGATATAAATGAGATGTCCTTTTGCAATAAGAGGGACAAGAGAAAGTATTATTACTTCTTCCTTGCCTTTAATAACCCTTTGAACGTTGTTTACTATTTTCCCTATTCTTTTATCTACTTCCATTCAAATTCACCTCTATGACTTAATATGTAATTTGTTTCATCATCTTTTGAATTAATTTCACCTTTCATCCTTAATTTTGTAAGGGTTGCGAATATTTTTCTATATTGGATGTTTTCTTTTAAACCAAGTTTTTTTAAATCTTCTCCTGTTAGTTCATTTTTAATAAACCTTAATCTATCGATGTATTCCTCTAAGAATTTTCTAAAGATACCTTTTGTAGCACAATAAAAGGCTTTTATGTAAAGTAAATCCAATTTATTTAAGGTTATAGATACATCAAATACATCGTATTTTTCAAAGTTTTTTTCAAAGTTTTTTAGCGTGAATATTGCTTCCTTCATTTTCTCCAATACTCTCTTTTTAACGCCCAAAATATTTGAAAGTTCTTCTACAACTATGTTTCTCTTGTTCAAAAGTATAAAAAAGATTGAAACAGCTAACCTTTCATTTTTATCTTGATTATTTTTGTAAAATTTCTTTATTGTTTTAACTGTGATTTTCGGGAGGGTTTTTACTCTAAAGATTAACTCTAAAATTCCATATTCAGTTAAAAAATGCAGAACTTTTTCGATTTCATCTTTCTCAAGCAATTCTTTTAATTCTCCTTGAACCCTTTGGGAACGGGTATTTTCTAAAGTTCCTAATTCAACTGCTCTCTTTAACAGAACTTCTGTTTCCTTAGATAGTTTAAAATCTAATTCAATCATGTATTTTATTGCTCGTAGAATTCTTGATGGATCTTCAATAAAAGATAGTGGTTTAATAACCCTTATAGTTTTTTTTAATAGATCTTCATATCCACCGTAGTAATCAAACATTTGGCCAAAGTTATTTTCCTTAATATCGATTGCCATCGAATTAATTGTAAAATCTCTTCTTGTAAGATCTTCCTTCAGGCTTGCTTTTTCAATAATCGGAACAAGGGAACTATTTACATAATATTCTCTTCTTGATGTTACAAAATCAAAATTCATACCAAGGTAATCAAAATGGACTGTTTGTGTATCAGGAAAGATACGAATATTTCCATTAAAAGTCTTTTTTAAAACTTCACCAAAAGAAACAGCATCAGACAAAACAAAATCAAAGTCAACTATTTTTTTACCTAAAAACGCATCTCTTACAGAGCCCCCAACAAGATAAATCTCAATGTTTAAGTTTTTGGCTATAGACCCGAATTCTTTTATGAGTTTTAAGGCATTTTTTGGTATTGCATTTGACAGCATTTTTATAACAAATTCCCTTTTAGGTAATTGTAATGATGATGAAGTCCTGGGTATTTCCCTTAATGAATGTTCAAGTTTATACGCTTTTAATAGATCACTTCTTGAAATTATACCGATAATTTCTTCTCCATCTTCTACAAGCACTCTGCCCACATCTTCTTCTATCATCTTTTCTTCGATTTCTCTTAAACTTGCATATTTTTTTACTTTAACTATTTTTGGTGAGTAGAATTGCTTAACTTCCCTATTTTTCCTTCCAAAAAGAAATGCCTTTTCTAGGTTTTTCTTCTCTACAATGCCAATGATTTTTTCATTTTCTTCAATTGGTAATCCTGAAAATCCATACATGATCATAGTATCAAGTGCTTCTTTTACCGTTGCGTTAGGGGCAATTTTTTTAACTGGAGAACTCATAAAATCTTTTGCCCTTAAGGAAGGAGAGATTGTGGTTTTAAGCTCTTTTAAAATTCTATCTTTTATTTCATCTATTGAGGTATTTTTTATAACGGAAGAGACTGCAGTTGGATGTCCTCCACCTTTAAAAGTTTCTGCAATATTAATTAGATTTAAGGTTTCGCTTGTGCTTCTTCCAATAATATTTACTGTATTACCAATGCTAACGAGCACAAATATTACATCAACATCAACCATTTCAACGATTTTGTGGGCAAGAATTGAAATTCCAGGAATGTACTTTTGTAAATTTGTCGAAGTTATGCCAACTCTTATACCATTTATATCGTATTTATTGAGATTATCTAATAGTTCTTTAAGAAGTTGCAATTGTTCTTCCTGAAGAAACGGAGAAATAAATCTATGGATAATCTTTATGTCTACTCCAAAGGAGAATAGGAATTCAAGTGCTGCAAAATCTTCAGTTGTGACAGATGGGAATGTGAGAGACCCAGTATCTTCGTATATGCCAAGCGCAAGTAATGTTGCTTCTATTGGTGTTAATTTAACCTTTTTAAGTTTAAGAAGATTTACAAGTATTGTAGTATTTGCTCCTACACTTTTTGTAATATGTATTGCATTTCCAATATCACTTTCTCCTGGGTGATGGTCGATTATTATGAGTTGTGTATTTTTAAGTTTCAAAAATTCTTTTCCTTCGCCAACTCTTGATTCGTATTTTGTATCTACTATAACTACTCTAGATATATCATCTATGAATGCTTTTGGTAAATCTTTAACTTTTTTAAAATTTAGAACTTCTTCAAAAAGGCTAATAAATCTTTGAGCGTTAATATCGGTTGAGCCAGGGTGAACCGCAATCGATGAAGGAAAAAGTTTTGTGCATGCAAAAGCTGATGCAATTGCATCAAAATCTGCCCCTGAGTGAGTTAAAATAACTGTATTTTTTGTCATTCAGAAGAGTTTTTGCACCCCTTCTTTAGATACTCTGTAGTAAATAAGTGGTGGGGAAGAAGTAGGTGTTTCTACTACTTCAAAGAGTTTTGTAACTCCATTAAGCGCTTCTTCAAGTTTTCTTTCGTCGTTTGCTAAAATTGTTCCAACAGGCTCTCCTTTTTCAACTTTATCTCCTATCTTTTTATTGAAAAATAAACCCACAGAAAGATCTATAACTTCATCTTTTCTTTCTCTTCCCGCTCCAAGAAATTGTGCAAGTTTTCCAAGTCCTTTTGTATCAATTCTATTAATATAACCGCTTTGCTCTACAACGATATCTTTTTTAAATTTAGCCTGCGGCAGAAGTGATGTGTTATAGATAATCTCTTTATTACCGCCCTGCGCTTCAATGATCTCTTCAAATTTCTTTAAAGCAGATCTATCTTTTATTACCTTTTTGACAAGTGCTTTTCCTTCTTCAAGTGTATCTACTAATCTGCTAAGTTTTAGCATTTCTGCTCCGAGTGTTTCGATAACTTCAAAAAGTCTTTGAGACCCATTACCTTTCAAAATATCTATTGCTTCAATAATTTCGATTGAATTGCCAATTGCGTTTCCTAAAGGTTGGTTCATATCTGTAATGTATGCAACGGTGTTTCTATTTAAAGATTGCCCAATGTTTACCATTGCGGTTGCTAATTTTAAAGCACTATCAAGATCTTGCATGAAAGCGCCATTTCCGACTTTTACGTCAAGCACGATTGCATCAGTGCCTGCAGCAATTTTCTTACTCATTATACTTGAGGCAATAAGGGGAATGCTATCAACAGTGGAAGTTACATCTCTTAGAGCATAAATTTTTTTGTCAGCAGGAACAAGCTCGTTACTCTGTGAAATAATTGCTCCTTTTACTCTGTTTACGATATTTACAAACTCTTCAATAGAAATTTCTGTTCTAAAACCTGGAATAGATTCTAGTTTATCTATTGTGCCTCCTGTATGCCCAAGGCCTCTTCCTGACATTTTTGCAGCAGGCACACCCAAAGATGCAACAATTGGAATAAGTGGTATTGTTACAGTATCTGCAACACCCCCAGAACTGTGTTTGTCTACTTTAATGCCTTCTATTTTTGAAAGGTTAATAGTTTTTCCACTATCTATCATTTCTTTTGTAAAAATGGCAAGTTCATTTTCGTCCATACCTCTAAACCAGACTGCCATAAGGAAGGCAGACATTTGGTAATCTGGTATTTTCCCATCTGTGTATCCAAAAACGACATTTTTAATTTCTTCCTCGGTAAGATGATTTCCGTATTTTTTCTTTTCAATGATATCAACAATACTCATTATCAAACCTCCATAAGGAATTCGTTAAGAATAAAAGAAATCTTTTCACCGCATTCTTTTGCGATTTGAATTACTTTTTCGTGTTGGACTACTCCTTCTTCAAAGGCATTATCTGTAATACAGGATAACCCAAGCACTTTCATTCCATAGAAACGAGCAAGGATTACTTCAGGCACAGTGGACATACCTACTGCATCAATTCCCAGTCGCTCCATAAGGAGTAATTCTGAAATAGTTTCAAAACTTGGTCCCATTACCGCACAATAAACACCTTCTTTTATTGGTATATTATGCTTGAAAGCAATAGTTTTAACAATTTTCCTGAACTCTTCATCATAAACATTCGTCATGTTAACGAATTTTTCGTTTCCTTTTACGCCTCTAAGTGGGTTATCGGCAAGGATAAAATTCACATGATCTTTAATTAGCATAAGGTCACCTGCTTTAAAGGTTGGATTAACAGCACCAGAAGCATTTGATACTATTAAATTTTTTACACCCATTGCCTCGCTAGCCCTTATCGTTATAGTTACTTCTTCCATTGAATAACCCTCGTAGTAGTGAAATCTCCCGTTAAAGAAAACAACGTTATGTTTTCCTAACTGTGCAAAAACAAGCTCGGAAGCGTGTCCTACAACTGTAGAAACAGGAAAATTTGGAATGTCTTTATAAGGTATTCTTTCAAATATTTTTGCTTTTTCTAGTATACTGCCAAGCCCACTTCCTGTAATGATAGCAAATTCTGGGTTATACTTGTTTTGAAAAGGACTAAAGAAATTTGCTAATTTTTCCATTTTTCACCTCACTCTATAGATGCAATGTAATAATAAAAAGGCTGACCTCCATAAACTAGGTCAAACTCAATATTTTTAAATATCTCTGAGAGTTTTTCAATCATTGCTACTCCATCCTCTTTTTTGGCATCTTTACCGTA includes:
- a CDS encoding MoxR family ATPase gives rise to the protein MEVDKRIGKIVNNVQRVIKGKEEVIILSLVPLIAKGHLIYIDIPGVGKTTLGESIAKSINLKYSRIQFTADLLPTDIIGFTVFNREKNSFEFKKGPIFANIVIADEINRAPPKTQSAMLQAMSERSVSIDSITYNLDLPFMVIATENPQEFAGTYPLPESELDRFLMSLEIGYPDENSEIEILREDKRFEIKNIESVLEYYEILQLIEEAKNVLVEESVLRYLYEIVNKTRSSKFIKLGLSTRGALDYIRASKGLAKIKGRNFVIPEDVKTLAKPVIKHRLIFKEKETKFKEDIINEIINETKVPI
- a CDS encoding CBS domain-containing protein, whose translation is MTKNTVILTHSGADFDAIASAFACTKLFPSSIAVHPGSTDINAQRFISLFEEVLNFKKVKDLPKAFIDDISRVVIVDTKYESRVGEGKEFLKLKNTQLIIIDHHPGESDIGNAIHITKSVGANTTILVNLLKLKKVKLTPIEATLLALGIYEDTGSLTFPSVTTEDFAALEFLFSFGVDIKIIHRFISPFLQEEQLQLLKELLDNLNKYDINGIRVGITSTNLQKYIPGISILAHKIVEMVDVDVIFVLVSIGNTVNIIGRSTSETLNLINIAETFKGGGHPTAVSSVIKNTSIDEIKDRILKELKTTISPSLRAKDFMSSPVKKIAPNATVKEALDTMIMYGFSGLPIEENEKIIGIVEKKNLEKAFLFGRKNREVKQFYSPKIVKVKKYASLREIEEKMIEEDVGRVLVEDGEEIIGIISRSDLLKAYKLEHSLREIPRTSSSLQLPKREFVIKMLSNAIPKNALKLIKEFGSIAKNLNIEIYLVGGSVRDAFLGKKIVDFDFVLSDAVSFGEVLKKTFNGNIRIFPDTQTVHFDYLGMNFDFVTSRREYYVNSSLVPIIEKASLKEDLTRRDFTINSMAIDIKENNFGQMFDYYGGYEDLLKKTIRVIKPLSFIEDPSRILRAIKYMIELDFKLSKETEVLLKRAVELGTLENTRSQRVQGELKELLEKDEIEKVLHFLTEYGILELIFRVKTLPKITVKTIKKFYKNNQDKNERLAVSIFFILLNKRNIVVEELSNILGVKKRVLEKMKEAIFTLKNFEKNFEKYDVFDVSITLNKLDLLYIKAFYCATKGIFRKFLEEYIDRLRFIKNELTGEDLKKLGLKENIQYRKIFATLTKLRMKGEINSKDDETNYILSHRGEFEWK
- a CDS encoding pyrimidine-nucleoside phosphorylase, producing MSIVDIIEKKKYGNHLTEEEIKNVVFGYTDGKIPDYQMSAFLMAVWFRGMDENELAIFTKEMIDSGKTINLSKIEGIKVDKHSSGGVADTVTIPLIPIVASLGVPAAKMSGRGLGHTGGTIDKLESIPGFRTEISIEEFVNIVNRVKGAIISQSNELVPADKKIYALRDVTSTVDSIPLIASSIMSKKIAAGTDAIVLDVKVGNGAFMQDLDSALKLATAMVNIGQSLNRNTVAYITDMNQPLGNAIGNSIEIIEAIDILKGNGSQRLFEVIETLGAEMLKLSRLVDTLEEGKALVKKVIKDRSALKKFEEIIEAQGGNKEIIYNTSLLPQAKFKKDIVVEQSGYINRIDTKGLGKLAQFLGAGRERKDEVIDLSVGLFFNKKIGDKVEKGEPVGTILANDERKLEEALNGVTKLFEVVETPTSSPPLIYYRVSKEGVQKLF
- a CDS encoding purine-nucleoside phosphorylase, yielding MEKLANFFSPFQNKYNPEFAIITGSGLGSILEKAKIFERIPYKDIPNFPVSTVVGHASELVFAQLGKHNVVFFNGRFHYYEGYSMEEVTITIRASEAMGVKNLIVSNASGAVNPTFKAGDLMLIKDHVNFILADNPLRGVKGNEKFVNMTNVYDEEFRKIVKTIAFKHNIPIKEGVYCAVMGPSFETISELLLMERLGIDAVGMSTVPEVILARFYGMKVLGLSCITDNAFEEGVVQHEKVIQIAKECGEKISFILNEFLMEV